In a genomic window of Rhododendron vialii isolate Sample 1 chromosome 12a, ASM3025357v1:
- the LOC131309752 gene encoding small ribosomal subunit protein eS27y — protein sequence MVLPNDIDLLNPPAELEKKKHKLKRLVQSPNSFFMDVKCQGCFNITTVFSHSQTVVVCGNCQTVLCQPTGGRARLTEGCSFRKKGD from the exons ATG GTGCTTCCTAACGATATTGATTTGCTGAACCCACCGGCTGAGCTCGAGAAGAAGAAGCACAAGCTCAAGCGTCTTGTGCAGTCGCCCAACTCTTTCTTCATG GATGTTAAGTGCCAAGGTTGCTTCAACAT AACAACTGTGTTTAGCCATTCGCAAACAGTGGTGGTATGCGGGAACTGTCAGACAGTGTTGTGCCAGCCGACTGGCGGTCGTGCAAGACTCACCGAGGGGTGTTCTTTCAGGAAGAAGGGCGATTGA